One segment of Brassica napus cultivar Da-Ae chromosome C3, Da-Ae, whole genome shotgun sequence DNA contains the following:
- the LOC106388600 gene encoding transcription factor UNE12 has protein sequence MASNNNPHENLSDQTPSDDFFDQILGLPNFSASSSDGGLSGGGAPPMMLQLGSGEEGSHMAGLGGSGPSVFHNQMFPLGLSLNQGKGHVFLRPEGGGVHASVNRSSSSSSSSMKGPVFHGQPMQQPAPAAPHQPTSIRPRVRARRGQATDPHSIAERLRRERIAERIRALQELVPTVNKTDRAAMIDEIVDYVKFLRLQVKVLSMSRLGGAGAVAPLVTDMPLSSSVEDETSEGGRTPQPAWEKWSNDGTERQVAKLMEENVGAAMQLLQSKALCMMPISLAMAIYHSQPPDTSSVVKPETNPPPQ, from the exons ATGGCTAGTAACAACAACCCGCATGAGAACCTTTCAGACCAAACACCTTCTGATGACTTCTTCGACCAAATCCTCGGTCTTCCCAACTTCTCTGCTTCTTCATCCGACGGTGGGTTAAGCGGAGGAGGAGCACCGCCGATGATGCTGCAGCTGGGCTCCGGCGAGGAAGGAAGTCACATGGCTGGGCTAGGAGGAAGCGGACCAAGTGTGTTTCACAACCAGATGTTTCCTCTAGGGTTGAGTCTTAACCAAGGGAAAGGACATGTCTTTCTTAGACCTGAAGGTGGTGGTGTTCATGCAAGTGTGAatcgatcttcttcttcttcttcttcttctatgaaAGGACCT GTTTTTCATGGGCAGCCGATGCAACAGCCAGCTCCAGCAGCGCCACATCAGCCTACATCAATCCGACCTAGAGTTCGAGCCAGGCGTGGTCAGGCTACTGATCCTCACAGCATCGCTGAAAGG CTACGTAGGGAAAGAATAGCGGAGCGGATCAGGGCGCTTCAAGAACTTGTACCCACTGTTAACAAG ACAGATAGAGCTGCTATGATTGATGAGATTGTGGACTATGTCAAGTTTCTAAGGCTCCAAGTTAAG GTTTTGAGCATGAGTCGTCTTGGTGGAGCCGGTGCGGTTGCTCCACTTGTTACTGATATGCCTTTGTCATCATCAGTTGag GATGAAACTAGTGAGGGTGGAAGGACACCACAACCTGCGTGGGAGAAATGGTCAAACGATGGGACTGAACGTCAAGTGGCTAAGTTGATGGAAGAAAACGTTGGAGCAGCTATGCAGCTTCTTCAGTCTAAGGCTCTCTGTATGATGCCAATCTCATTGGCTATGGCTATTTACCATTCTCAGCCTCCAGATACATCATCAGTGGTTAAACCAGAGACTAATCCCCCTCCACAGTAG
- the LOC106388601 gene encoding NADH dehydrogenase [ubiquinone] flavoprotein 2, mitochondrial, with product MLARLAAKRLLEIRQAPSQASRSFSTALNYHLDSPDNKPDLPWEFSEANKSKVKEILSYYPSNYKQSAVIPLLDLAQQQHGGWLPVSAMNAVAKVIEVAPIRVYEVATFYSMFNRAKVGKYHLLVCGTTPCMIRGSREIESALLDHLGVKRGEVTKDGLFSVGEMECMGCCVNAPMITVADYFNGSEGYTYNYFEDVTPEKVVEIVEKLRKGEKPPHGTQNPKRIKCGPEGGNKTLLGEPKPPQFRDLDAC from the exons ATGCTGGCTAGGCTCGCTGCGAAGCGTCTCCTCGAGATCCGCCAAGCACCATCTCAG GCGTCTCGTAGCTTCTCAACAGCCTTAAACTAC CACCTGGATTCTCCTGACAACAAACCGGATCTTCCATGGGAGTTTTCTGAGGCTAACAAATCCAAG GTTAAGGAGATACTCTCTTACTATCCATCAAACTACAAGCAGTCTGCTGTGATTCCCCTTCTTGATCTTGCCCAACAACAGCATGGAGGCTGGCTCCCTGTTTCAGCTATGAACGCG GTTGCTAAAGTTATAGAAGTGGCTCCTATTCGTGTTTATGAGGTTGCAACTTTTTACTCCATGTTCAACAGGGCAAAG GTCGGAAAGTACCACCTGCTAGTTTGTGGCACAACACCTTGCATGATCCGTGGCTCACGAGAGATCGAATCAGCTTTGCTAGACCATTTGGGAGTGAAGCGCGGCG AAGTCACAAAGGATGGTTTGTTCTCTGTTGGAGAGATGGAATGCATG GGATGCTGTGTTAATGCGCCAATGATCACTGTGGCAGATTATTTCAATGGATCAGAAGGATATACATATAACTATTTC GAAGATGTTACACCTGAGAAAGTTGTAGAGATTGTTGAAAAGCTGAGAAAGGGAGAAAAGCCACCG CATGGAACTCAAAATCCGAAGAGGATCAAGTGCGGACCTGAAGGAGGTAACAAGACACTGCTCGGTGAGCCAAAGCCACCACAGTTTCGTGATCTTGACGCTTGCTAA